Part of the Spirochaetota bacterium genome is shown below.
ACCCGGACGAGCAGCTCAAAGCGGTTTACTGCGAGGAGAAGGGCCTCTACGGATATGCCGACGGCGAGGGCCGCGTGTTCATCGCGCACCGCTACGAGGACGCCCGCGCCTTCGAGGGCAACCTCGCCGCCGTGCGCCTGGCGAACGGCTGGGGCTTCATCAACCGGCGCGGCACGCTTGTGGCGGGCGGCTGGTACGACGAGGTGCGCGGCTTCGCCGAGGGCCGCGCCGCGGTGAAGAAGGACGGTTTCTGGGGATACATCGACTCCGCGGGAAACACCATCCTCCACTG
Proteins encoded:
- a CDS encoding WG repeat-containing protein, with amino-acid sequence PDEQLKAVYCEEKGLYGYADGEGRVFIAHRYEDARAFEGNLAAVRLANGWGFINRRGTLVAGGWYDEVRGFAEGRAAVKKDGFWGYIDSAGNTILHCTLDEAGDFSNGKADITYRGCRGTAYRNGYFVYYTWR